In Desulfovibrio sp. TomC, the sequence CGGTTGTCCTCGACCAGAAGGATGCGCAGGCTTGGCGGCATCTCGCGCCGAACTGCGGCAAACGGATCGAACCCGACCCGCCCGCCCGCCGCCGGCAGCACTTCAAAGGGACATTCCAGCCAGAAGACGCTGCCCTTGCCCGGGGTGCTGTCCACGAACACGCCGCCGCCGAGGAGTCCGGCCAGCCGCCGGCAGATGGCCAGTCCCAGGCCCGTGCCGGCCTGACGCTTGGTCAGGCCGCCGTCGACCTGGGTGAAGCTGTCGAAAATACTGGCCAGCTGGTCGCCCGGGATGCCGACGCCGGTGTCCACCACGGCAAAACGCAATCCCACCCGCTGTCCCAGGCTGCCCGGCGACTGACTGCGCTCCAGCAGGCTGGCCCGCAGGACCACGCTGCCGCGTTCGGTGTATTTGACGGCATTGTTGACGAGGTTGCGCAGGATCTGACGTAGGCGCAACCCGTCGCCGCGCACCGTGCCGGGCAGGTCCGGCCCCAACTCCAAGGCAAGGGCCAGGCCCTTGTCCCGGGCCAGCACTTCCTGTTCCTTGACGACGGCATCCAGGCAGCGGGGCAGGTCAAAGGATTCGGCCTTGATCTCCAGGCGTCCGGCTTCGATTTTCGAGTAGTCGAGGATGTCGTTTATAATCGAGAGCAGCGTGGAGGCCGACTCCTCCACCACGGCCAGACGCTGGCGCTGGCTGGGTTCGAGGCGGTCGCGCAGCATGAGCTGGACATAGCCGAGCACGGCGTTGAGCGGCGTTCTGATTTCATGGCTCATGTTGGCCAAAAATGCGCCCTTGGCCTGGCTGGCCGCTTCGGCCCGCTCCAGGGCGGCAGCCAGTTCGGCTTCAAGTTTTTTCCCGGCCGTCACGTCGCGCACGATCTCGACCACAGCGGTCACGGCCCCGGCGGCATCAAGCAGCGGATAGCAGAAAAGTTCCACCCAGCCGGCCGTGTCCGTCGGGTCACCCTTGGGCACCACATTGATGGCCAGCTTGCGGGTGGCCATGGCCCGCAGCGACGGACAATCCTGACACGGGGCGGAAAGGCCGTGGAAAACGTCGTGGCAGCGTTGCCCCACCAGTTCGCCCCGGCCCGGGTACATGCCGCGCAACATCCGGTTGGCCGAGAGCACCGTCATGTCCGGGGACAGCACGCACACCCCGTCCTGGATGCCGGCCAACACTGCCTCAAGAAAATTGTCCCGATCCCGCAGGGTGGCCGCCAGCTGCCCGGATTCGGCGGTCTGGGCAGCCAACTGGCGGCCAAGCGCCTCGACTTCGGCCGCGCCGCAGGCCACGGCCGCTTCCAGGGCGACAATCCCCTCCCTGGCTGCCGCGACGGCCCGCCGCTGTTCGGTGACATCCAGGACCACCCCCACAATGCCCCGGACAACTGCGTCTCCCCCCTCATTTTCGATGACGAGGGTTTTGTGGATATCAAGTTCCCGCAGACCGACCGGACCCGGCAGGGCGGTTTCAACAACCTGGACGCCGCCCTTGGCCAGCAGCACGGCGTCACTTTGCCCGCACTCGGCGGCAAAGGCATGCTGCCGCACCAGCCCGTCAAGCGAACCGCCGATAAGCTGTCCGCGCGGGATGCCGAGCAGCCGCTCGAAAGCCTGGTTGCAGCCGTTGTAACGTCCCGAGGTGTCCTTGTAATACACCGGCAGCGGCAGGGCTTCGAGCATGGCCCGGGAAATGGTGTGCTGCTGGCGCAACCGCATCTGGGCCAGCTTGCGCGAGGTGATGTCCCGGCCGACCGCCTGATATTCGACCAGCTCCCCTTCGGCGTCAAAAATGGCCCGGTGGGTCCAGCGCTGCCAGCGCACCCGGCCGTCGGGGCGCAGCACCCGGTGCTCAAAGCCGGTGGTGGGACGATGGGGGCACAGCGAGGCAATGCGCCGGGACACGACGGCCGCCTCCTCGTCGTGAATGGCCGGCTGGAAATTTTCCTCGATGCAGGCCTCCGGCGTCTTGCCCCAGTAGCGGGCAAAGGCGGCGTTGACAAAAGTCAGCCGGCAGGCCGGATCGAAACGGCAGATGAGCTCGGTCTGGTGCTCGACGATGGAGCGGTAGCCGGACTCGGCGGCCAGCATGGACTCCGGGGGCACGCCCACCGGAAAATCGGCGCAGGAACCCTCCAGCAACAGCGGCGATCCCAGGCTGTCGCGCACGGTCCGCATGACGCAGTAGACGCGCCTGGAGTCGCCGTCGCGGCGAATCGTCCGGGTCTCGAAGGCCACGGGCTCGGGCTGGGACAGGGCGCGCACCAGCAGATTGCGGCGCTCAGGCACGTCCAGGCGCAGCGGATGGGCGGCCTGCCGGGACTGGCGCAGACAGTCGGCCACGTCGCGGTAGCCGAAAAGCCGGGCCAGGGAACTGTTGGCCGCCACCATCCGGCCCTGAACATCGAGCCGAAACAGGCCCTGGGAGGCGTTGTCGTAGAGGTCGCGGAAGCGTTCGGCCTGTTCGCGAAGACGCAGGGATTCGGCGTCGGCCAGAATATGGGCCAGGGCAGCGGCCACGTCGGTCCAGGTAAGCAGACCCAGCAGATAGCCGGCCGGATCGGTGACGGCCAGCCGCCCTGCTCCGGCCCCATCCATGCCGGCCAGCCCTTCGGCCAGGGGCAACTGGGGCGAAATGACGGCCACCGGCGCGCGCATGACGGCTTCCACCGGCACATCCCTGATATCCGTGCCGCCGGCCAGCAGACGCACGGCGTCGCGGGCCGTGAACATGCCGCGGGGCTTGTCGTTCTCGGTGACCACCACGCCGCCAACGCCCATGCGCACCATACGGCCAAGGACGCAGGACAGCTTCTCGCCAACAGCCCCGGTGACCACGGCCCGGGCCATGGCGCTGGCCACGCTGCGATCTGCCAATTCGTCCAGGGACCCGCACAGCCGGGCCACATGAAACGGAGCCAGCATGCCAAGGGCCCGGCCGGTGGCGTCCACCACGGCCAGACGCCGCGACGGCGCGGCCAGCAGATGGCGCAGGGCGGCGGGCAGGTAATCGCTTTCCGGGGAGACGGCCACCGGGTCCATGACGTCGCGCACGGCCAGATGCGACGCCTGGACGGCATCCTGGCACAGCACCCGGGCCAGCCCGCGGGTGGTGACCACACCCAGGGGACGGCCGCCGTCAAGAACCAGGGCCTCGCCCACCCCGGCCCCGAGCAGGGTCCGGGCAGCCTGGGCGGCAGTGGTCCACAGTCCAAGCGTCAGGGGCGACGCCGGGGGCAAGTCGCGCAGTGGCGTTTCGTGCAACTTGGCCATGACGGCTCCATCCTCAACCGGCCCGCCGCCACGTTCGCGACGTCGGCTATGCCTCGGCATCTTCCGTGACTGCCGATAATTTTTGAGAGGTCAAAATTTTACCACGAGACCGGCCGCTTGGGCCAGTGCCATTTTCAGCCCTTCCCGGCCAGCCGCCGCAACACCCCGGCCACGATCCCGTAGTTGCGGTTGCGGTCATGCCTGTCGCGGACAGACGTTCGGGCCGCCTCGCCCATGGCCAGACGCCGTTCCCGATCCATGACCAGGGCGGCCAGGGCCTGGCAATAGGCCGCATTGTCCCCGGGCGGGGTGAGCAGCCCGGTGCAGCCGGCCGCCACCACCTCGGGCACGCCGCCATTGGCCAGGGCCACCACCGGCAGTCCGGCGGCCTGGGCTTCGAGATAGACCATGCCGAGCGACTCGCCAATGCCCGGAAAGGCGAACACATCCCCGGCGCTTAGGACCGCCCCCAGCCGCTCGCGGGGAACGCACCCCAAAAACAGGTGCCGCCCCGGCAACTCCTGGCCGGCCAGGGCGACAAGCCTGTCGCGCATCTCGCCGTCCCCGGCGACAACCCAAAAAAAGTCCAGCCCCGACCGGGCCAGCTCACCCAGCCGGGCAATAAGATAGGTCAGACTTTGGGTCTTCACGTCGTTTCGAAACATGGCGGCCGTGACAATGACCGGGCGGCCGGACACGCCCCACTCCTGGCGAAAGCTCCGCCTGGCCTCACCGTCAAAGGCAAAGGCCCCGGGATCGATGCCGGGGCGCACGTAAGCGATTTTCTCCGGCGGCAGCAGACGGCGCAGATTTTCCACATCCAGACGGCGGTTGGAAAAAACCAGGTTAGCCGCCAGCAGCGAACGGCGGTTTAGCTCGTAGCCCAGGCGGGTTTTCAGACAGCGGCGCTGTTTGGTGGAATAGACGCCCTGGAAGATCACATAGGGAATGCCAAGCTCCCGAGCCACGTAGGGGCCGATAACGTCCGGGGATTTGTAGTAGGCGTGGTAGGTGAGAAACGCCTGCGCCCCGGCCTTGGAGGCTCTTTCCAGGGCCTGTCGCCGGGCGGAAAGCGCCTCCAGCCACAGCCTTGGCCGGGCAGAGAACCAGCGCGACCGAAAACGGCTGGGCACTGTCAGGTCCAACCCCTGTCCGGCCAGGGCCGAGGCCAGTTCCCGGCCGATGGTACGGTCCCCGGACGGATCGGGGTGATCAAGGGGCTTAAACGGCGCGTAGAGAGCGACGTTCACAAGACCCGCCCGGCAGCGAAGGCCCCGGGCGTGGAGCCGGCGTATTCGGCGAAAATGGCGGCCAGACGGCGGGTGTTGGCTGCATTGTCGAACTCGGCGGCAACCACTTCCCTGGCCGCCCCGGTCAGCCGATCTCGAAGCCCGAAGTCGGTCAGCAACCGGGCGACATTGGCGGCCAGGGCCTTGGCGTCGCCCGGGGGACAGGTCAGGGCCGTTTCTTCATGGCGGGCCAGTTCCGGCAGGGCCGAGACGTCGGTTGCCGCCACCGGCACGCCCATGGCCATGGCCTCCACCACCACGTTGGGCACGCCGTCGCGGTCGCCGTTTGGCAGCACCCGGCAGCCAAGGACAAAGGCGTGGGCAGCCCGGTAGAGTTCCAGCACCTGCTCATGGGGCAGCGCCCCATGAAACCGCACCCGGCCGGCCAGGCCCAGCCGGGCCGCCTGCCGGGCCAGAGCCTCCCGGTCCTCGCCCGCGCCCACCAGGTCGTAGGTGAAATCAATCCCCTGCCCGGCCAGCACCGCCAGGGCGTCGAGGACGGTATCCAGGCCCTTTTTGGCCGTCAGCCGGGCCACGGTGAGCAGCCGGTAGGGCGGGCCGTTAGCCGGACGCGCCCCGCCGCCGGCAAAGAGCGACAGGTCGATGCCGTGGTAGACGCCAAAGACCGGCGTGCCGTTTGGCGAGAGCTTTTTGAGATAGGCGACGTTGGCCATGGTGCAGGTGACCACAAAGGCGGCCCGGCCGATCTTTTCGGCCAGCCGGACCGGATCCTGGGTCCAGACGTCCTTGGCGTGGCCGGTGAAGCTGACCGGCGCGCCGCACATCAACCCGGCATACATGGCGACAGAGGTCGGCGAATGGGCGAAGTGGGCGTGCAGGTGCGGCGATTCGCCGGGGCGCAGGGCCTCCTGGCACAACAGTCCGGCCTGGAGCAGATGCTTGACCGTGGCCGATTTGGGCGACTGGATGAAATGGCGCAGCATAAGCCCGGCCGCCCGCAGCCAGCCCCGGGGATGGGCCGCCAGGGTTCGCACCGCTGCAGCCGCCAACCGGGGCAGGGCCGGCAAAATCGCTTCCGGCAGATAGACCACCTCGGCCCGGATACGCCCGACCGAGGCATGGCTGAAGTCTTCCCGGGGCTTTCGCATGGACACGATACGCACCGTGAAGCCAAGGCTCTCCAGCAACAAAATTTCGTTGGAAATAAACGTCTCGGAGATCCTCGGATACCCCTTGAGCACCATCACCAGCACCGGCTTGCCACATCCCGCCATCAGTCTCTATCCATCCTCGTTACAACATTCCCCGCCGCCGGGTCCGGGGGTCTCTTCCCGTCTTCCCTCACAAACGACTGTTCGTCCCGGTCCACAACCGACCGGCTGCCCAGTCAGCCCCCAAACCCCTTTACAAACTTCTCCAATTGCAGGGGCCCGGGGGGATCATCCCCCCGGCCGCCGGAGGCATCTTCCGTCTTCTCTCCTGCCCCCACGCTCCCCCTACCCGCGATAGCCGAACACCAGCCGCAATACCCGTCGCACGAGCGGCGAGAAAAGTTTCGTTTCCAGCGTCCGGCCGGCCGCCCGTTTGCCGGTCTCGCCCAGGGTCGGATAGGGCAGCACCGTGCCGGCCAGGGTGGACAGGCCCACCTTGCCGGCCCGGGCGGTCAGCCATTGGGCCAGCAGTTCCCCGGCCCCGCTCCCGGCAATGCCGACGCCAAGGAGCCGGCCGCGTTTGCCGAGAACCAGCTTGACCAGCCCGGCGGTCTCGCCGGCCGCCCTGGCCCGGTCGTTGCCGGAAAACGGTTCGACAATGACCGTGTGGGGGATGCCGGCCGCCTTGGCCTGGGCCTCGGTCAGTCCGGCCGCGGCCAGGGCCGGGTCGGTAAAGGAACAGCGCGGCATAAACGTGTAATCAACCCGGCGCGGCAGCCGAAAGACCGCCCCGGCCACCACCACCCCGCCCTCGTAACCGGCGGCATGGGTGAACTGGTGCCCGCCGGTCACGTCCCCGGCCCCGAAAATGTGGGGGACGGAGGCACGCAGCCGGTCATCCAACACAAGCCCCTTCTCTGTATAGGCAATCCCGGCCGCGTCAAGATTCAGTCCGTCGAGGTTGGGGGTGCGGCCCATGGCTACGAGGATGGCCTCGGCCGCAATTTCCCGGCGCTCGCCCTCGTGGATGACGGTCACCGTGCGCAGCCCGGCCGCATCCGGTCCGGCCACCGATTCCACCACCGACCCCAGGCGCACCTCCACGCCGTCCGCCGTCAGGCCGGCCGCCACAACCGCAGCCAGATCGGCGTCCTCGCGCGACAGCAACTGGGCGCTTCGCTGCACCACGGTCACCCGGCTGCCCAGGCGGGCAAAGGCCTGCCCCATTTCAGCGGCAATGGCCCCGCCGCCGAGGATCACCAGCGACCGGGGCAGTTTTTCCAACGAAAACAGTTCGCGGTTGGTCAGGTAGCCGGCCTCGGCCAGTCCCGGGATATCCGGCACGGCCGCCCGCGATCCGGTGGCGATGACGATGCGGTCGGCCGTGATGCGCCGGCCGTCGAGCTCCAGGGTGTGGTCATCGACAAACCGGGCCTGGCCGAAATGGACCTCGGCCCCGAGCCGGCGAAAGCGGTCCGGCGAATCATGTTCCTGGATGCCGGCAATGACCCCTTGGATGCGCCGGCGGACGGCCGCGAAATCAACCGGCCCGGGTTCGATGGCCGGCAAGCCGTATTCGGTGGCCCGGCCGGCCAGATGGCGCACCCGGGCCGTCTCGATCAGCGTCTTGCTCGGCACGCAGCCAAAATGCAGGCAGTCGCCGCCAAGGGCCTGTTCAGACTCGACCAGAAGCACGCGCACCCCGAGGCGGGCCGCGCCGGCCACCACCGTCAGCCCGGCCGCGCCGCCGCCCATGACCAGCAGATCATACTCGCCCCGATGCCGCATAGGTCCCTCCGTTTTTCCCAAATACTTGCCGCGCCCCTATGGCGGACGGCAAAATGATGATAACGGAAAACGCTCGAAAGCCAAACTGTCGGCGCGCTCCCGGCCGACATCCGAGGGAACATATGACGACGCACTCCTACGATCTGGCCATCATCGGCGGCGGCCCGGCCTGTGGTCCGGCCGCCCGGCGTTGCCGCCAAGCCGGCTGGTCCGTGGCCATCCTTGAATCAGGCTTGCTGGGCGGCGTGTGCCCCCACACCGGCTGCAATCCCAAAAAGGTGCTCATGGGACCGGCCGAGGCTGTGGTCATGGCCCGCCATCTGGCCGGCAAGGGCATAACCGGCGAGCCGCAGCCCGATTGGCCGGCCATGGCGGCCTTCACCCGGACCTTCACCGAACCCGTGGCCCCGTGGCTGGCCGAAGACTACCGCAAGGCCGACATCGAGGTGATCCACGCCCGGGCCGCCTTTACCGGCCCCAACACGTTGCGCGCCGGCAACACGGACATTGCCGCCAAAAAAATTCTCATTGCCGTGGGCGCAACCCACCAGCGTTTCGACTTCCCCGGGGCCGAGCACCTCGGCACAAGCGACGAGTTTTTGGCCCTGACAAAGCTCCCCGCCCGCATCGTCTTTGTCGGCGGTGGTTTTATCGCCTTCGAACTGGCCCATCTGGCCCATGTCTGCGGCGCGCGCGCCACCATCCTCACCCACGGCGACAGGGCGCTTCGCCGCTTTGACGCCGACGCAGTCTCCCGACTTGTTGCGGCCACCCGGGCCATGGGCATCGCGGTCCATGTCAACGCTCCGGTGGCGCGCATCGACAAGGAGCCCCACGGCCTGTGCCTCAGCGTCCCCGGCCACGACATTGCCGCCGACATGGTCGTCAACGCTGCCGGACGGCCGCCGCAAACAAGGGGCCTTGCCCTCGATCTGGCCAATGTCGCCGCCGGCCCGGCCGGCATCCGCGTCAACGAGTACCTGCAAAGCGCCACCAATCCCAACGTCTACGCGGCCGGGGACTGCCTGGATGCGCCCTATGCGCTGACCCCGACCGCCGACCTGGAAAGCCGCGTTGCCGCCGAAAACATGCTCTCCGGCAACACCACGCCCATCAACCGCGTCGGCACGCCAAGCGTCCTTTTCACCCAACCGCCCCTGGCCATGGCCGGGCTGACCGAGTCCGAGTGCCAGACACAAGGCATCGCCTACGTCAAAAAGGAATACGACCTCGCCAACGCCTTCCCCTGGCAACGCCTGGGCGAACACCCGGGCTATTCCAAGACCCTGGTTTCCCCCGACGACGACCGCATCCTTGGCGCGCACATCCTCGGCCACGCCGCCGAGGAGATCATAAACGTCGTGGCCCTGGCCATGCGCCAGGGCTTGCCGGCCAAGGCGCTTCGGGAAGCGATCTGGGCCTATCCGACCTGCGGCTATTATCTGCGCTACATGTTTTAGGCGAATCGGGGCGCTGCCCCGACCCCCTCGACAGGGG encodes:
- a CDS encoding PAS domain-containing protein codes for the protein MAKLHETPLRDLPPASPLTLGLWTTAAQAARTLLGAGVGEALVLDGGRPLGVVTTRGLARVLCQDAVQASHLAVRDVMDPVAVSPESDYLPAALRHLLAAPSRRLAVVDATGRALGMLAPFHVARLCGSLDELADRSVASAMARAVVTGAVGEKLSCVLGRMVRMGVGGVVVTENDKPRGMFTARDAVRLLAGGTDIRDVPVEAVMRAPVAVISPQLPLAEGLAGMDGAGAGRLAVTDPAGYLLGLLTWTDVAAALAHILADAESLRLREQAERFRDLYDNASQGLFRLDVQGRMVAANSSLARLFGYRDVADCLRQSRQAAHPLRLDVPERRNLLVRALSQPEPVAFETRTIRRDGDSRRVYCVMRTVRDSLGSPLLLEGSCADFPVGVPPESMLAAESGYRSIVEHQTELICRFDPACRLTFVNAAFARYWGKTPEACIEENFQPAIHDEEAAVVSRRIASLCPHRPTTGFEHRVLRPDGRVRWQRWTHRAIFDAEGELVEYQAVGRDITSRKLAQMRLRQQHTISRAMLEALPLPVYYKDTSGRYNGCNQAFERLLGIPRGQLIGGSLDGLVRQHAFAAECGQSDAVLLAKGGVQVVETALPGPVGLRELDIHKTLVIENEGGDAVVRGIVGVVLDVTEQRRAVAAAREGIVALEAAVACGAAEVEALGRQLAAQTAESGQLAATLRDRDNFLEAVLAGIQDGVCVLSPDMTVLSANRMLRGMYPGRGELVGQRCHDVFHGLSAPCQDCPSLRAMATRKLAINVVPKGDPTDTAGWVELFCYPLLDAAGAVTAVVEIVRDVTAGKKLEAELAAALERAEAASQAKGAFLANMSHEIRTPLNAVLGYVQLMLRDRLEPSQRQRLAVVEESASTLLSIINDILDYSKIEAGRLEIKAESFDLPRCLDAVVKEQEVLARDKGLALALELGPDLPGTVRGDGLRLRQILRNLVNNAVKYTERGSVVLRASLLERSQSPGSLGQRVGLRFAVVDTGVGIPGDQLASIFDSFTQVDGGLTKRQAGTGLGLAICRRLAGLLGGGVFVDSTPGKGSVFWLECPFEVLPAAGGRVGFDPFAAVRREMPPSLRILLVEDNRVNRIFASDLLESRGHEVVLAENGRVALDYLAAHAVDVVLMDIQMPVMDGLAATRAIRAGHMDIDPGLPVVGLSAYAMDQERERFLAAGFDDYIIKPIDVEIFFSVVAKVLARRGRAPVGGNPCDLARLGGIIDTDALVAQYRGKAGLLSRVGREFVSSVPEQLSALGGAMQAGDLVACERVAHTLKGNAAMFGAGTMRDLAAEAEQAAASGDVARVKALAPALTDACQAVATGLDEFLCRLDPEARGVRPDR
- a CDS encoding glycosyltransferase family 4 protein, giving the protein MNVALYAPFKPLDHPDPSGDRTIGRELASALAGQGLDLTVPSRFRSRWFSARPRLWLEALSARRQALERASKAGAQAFLTYHAYYKSPDVIGPYVARELGIPYVIFQGVYSTKQRRCLKTRLGYELNRRSLLAANLVFSNRRLDVENLRRLLPPEKIAYVRPGIDPGAFAFDGEARRSFRQEWGVSGRPVIVTAAMFRNDVKTQSLTYLIARLGELARSGLDFFWVVAGDGEMRDRLVALAGQELPGRHLFLGCVPRERLGAVLSAGDVFAFPGIGESLGMVYLEAQAAGLPVVALANGGVPEVVAAGCTGLLTPPGDNAAYCQALAALVMDRERRLAMGEAARTSVRDRHDRNRNYGIVAGVLRRLAGKG
- a CDS encoding glycosyltransferase, with the protein product MAGCGKPVLVMVLKGYPRISETFISNEILLLESLGFTVRIVSMRKPREDFSHASVGRIRAEVVYLPEAILPALPRLAAAAVRTLAAHPRGWLRAAGLMLRHFIQSPKSATVKHLLQAGLLCQEALRPGESPHLHAHFAHSPTSVAMYAGLMCGAPVSFTGHAKDVWTQDPVRLAEKIGRAAFVVTCTMANVAYLKKLSPNGTPVFGVYHGIDLSLFAGGGARPANGPPYRLLTVARLTAKKGLDTVLDALAVLAGQGIDFTYDLVGAGEDREALARQAARLGLAGRVRFHGALPHEQVLELYRAAHAFVLGCRVLPNGDRDGVPNVVVEAMAMGVPVAATDVSALPELARHEETALTCPPGDAKALAANVARLLTDFGLRDRLTGAAREVVAAEFDNAANTRRLAAIFAEYAGSTPGAFAAGRVL
- a CDS encoding dihydrolipoyl dehydrogenase family protein — its product is MRHRGEYDLLVMGGGAAGLTVVAGAARLGVRVLLVESEQALGGDCLHFGCVPSKTLIETARVRHLAGRATEYGLPAIEPGPVDFAAVRRRIQGVIAGIQEHDSPDRFRRLGAEVHFGQARFVDDHTLELDGRRITADRIVIATGSRAAVPDIPGLAEAGYLTNRELFSLEKLPRSLVILGGGAIAAEMGQAFARLGSRVTVVQRSAQLLSREDADLAAVVAAGLTADGVEVRLGSVVESVAGPDAAGLRTVTVIHEGERREIAAEAILVAMGRTPNLDGLNLDAAGIAYTEKGLVLDDRLRASVPHIFGAGDVTGGHQFTHAAGYEGGVVVAGAVFRLPRRVDYTFMPRCSFTDPALAAAGLTEAQAKAAGIPHTVIVEPFSGNDRARAAGETAGLVKLVLGKRGRLLGVGIAGSGAGELLAQWLTARAGKVGLSTLAGTVLPYPTLGETGKRAAGRTLETKLFSPLVRRVLRLVFGYRG
- a CDS encoding dihydrolipoyl dehydrogenase family protein; protein product: MTTHSYDLAIIGGGPACGPAARRCRQAGWSVAILESGLLGGVCPHTGCNPKKVLMGPAEAVVMARHLAGKGITGEPQPDWPAMAAFTRTFTEPVAPWLAEDYRKADIEVIHARAAFTGPNTLRAGNTDIAAKKILIAVGATHQRFDFPGAEHLGTSDEFLALTKLPARIVFVGGGFIAFELAHLAHVCGARATILTHGDRALRRFDADAVSRLVAATRAMGIAVHVNAPVARIDKEPHGLCLSVPGHDIAADMVVNAAGRPPQTRGLALDLANVAAGPAGIRVNEYLQSATNPNVYAAGDCLDAPYALTPTADLESRVAAENMLSGNTTPINRVGTPSVLFTQPPLAMAGLTESECQTQGIAYVKKEYDLANAFPWQRLGEHPGYSKTLVSPDDDRILGAHILGHAAEEIINVVALAMRQGLPAKALREAIWAYPTCGYYLRYMF